Proteins encoded in a region of the Ornithodoros turicata isolate Travis chromosome 3, ASM3712646v1, whole genome shotgun sequence genome:
- the LOC135389835 gene encoding uncharacterized protein LOC135389835, with protein sequence MKRSSSVVLYLSLSFIFHVSADPAPYGKCTDIEGHHYQLPGKGHKTDSDGCIITYEPDECHYLCYKPYVPRGEVVQWRNRPDGTWCLFTYNRGTSIRTEYVTVHSTCSQGKCG encoded by the exons ATGAAGAGAAGCAGCTCAGTTGTCCTTTATCTGTCTCTAT CATTCATCTTTCACGTCTCTGCTGACCCAGCTCCTTACGGAAAATGCACGGATATCGAGGGCCACCACTACCAGCTTCCGGGGAAGGGCCATAAAACAGATTCCGACGGCTGTATAATCACATAT GAGCCTGATGAATGCCACTACCTCTGCTATAAACCCTATGTCCCACGAGGTGAAGTAGTACAGTGGCGAAACAGGCCGGATGGAACTTGGTGTCTG TTCACTTATAATCGTGGCACCAGCATCCGCACGGAGTATGTTACGGTTCACTCCACATGCAGTCAGGGGAAGTGCGGTTGA
- the LOC135387903 gene encoding uncharacterized protein LOC135387903: MYANPTVQRSVKELYQEDFPNDSEKKGAFVLVKKLPVNNRYSWSTDTALVSNYLIKVNVSPPPKMGLKNDVKETLLLDKDEYKSVDVPKEFQASRSEVVHPGTTLKARVVINETVTEYPWAVEVTIKGCIAVKYRQPVAGKLLHCYPVSNLVAQEKLLTRTPDTRIVKFTAKGKFSAVQHSGIKVEVEEEDTGAIDWGPSSDDEDDEEEQ, translated from the exons ATGTATGCCAACCCAACAGTGCAGAGGTCCGTCAAAGAACTCTATCAAGAGGACTTTCCCAACGATTCTGAAAAGAAGGGAGCATTTGTGCTAGTCAAGAAACTACCCGTCAATAACAGGTACTCCTGGAGCACGGACACTGCACTGGTATCCAACTATCTGATCAAGGTTAACGTATCGCCCCCTCCTAAAATGGGCCTGAAAAATGACGTGAAGGAAACGTTACTTCTCGACAAAGATGAATACAAAAGTGTGGACGTACCCAAGGAGTTCCAGGCCAGTAGAAGCGAAGTGGTGCATCCAGGCACGACGCTCAAGGCAAGGGTTGTCATCAACGAAACTGTTACG GAATACCCTTGGGCCGTTGAGGTAACCATCAAAGGATGCATAGCTGTGAAATATCGGCAGCCGGTAGCTGGGAAGCTGCTGCACTGCTACCCCGTGAGTAACCTGGTGGCGCAAGAGAAATTACTCACACGCACTCCAGATACCAGAATCGTTAAGTTTACGGCAAAGGGCAAGTTCTCCGCCGTTCAGCATTCGGGTATCAAAGTAGAAGTGGAGGAAGAGGATACTGGAGCGATCGACTGGGGACCGTCCAGcgatgatgaagatgatgaagaagaACAATAA